The genomic interval CCGGTCCTGCAACGCACGGCAGACCATCGGCTGCCGGGCTCCGAGCACGCCGTCTATATCGCTGACACCATGGGGGAACTCGGGCTGTTCTACCGGGCGGCTCCGGTGGTGTGCATGGGCGGCTCCTTCATTCCCCATGGCGGGCAGAATCCGGTGGAGCCGGCGCAACTGGGCTGTGCGGTGCTGTACGGCCCGCACATGTTCAATTTCGGCGAGATCACCCACATGCTGGAGGCCGCCGGCGGCGCCCTGCCGGTGGCGGACGGCGATGCCCTGACCCGCGAGACCCGCCGGCTGCTGACCGACGAGCGGGCGCGCCACCGCATCGTCGCCGGTGCGGCAAGGGTGACGGCGGACAACCGGCGGATCATCGACCGGGCGCTGGGCGCGCTGGCTCCGGTGCTGGGCGCCGCCGGCATCCGGACCGCCGCCTGAGGGGACCTGCCGCCGTGAAGACCCCTGCCTTCTGGTACCGGCCGCCCGGTCTGGCCTCCACCCTGCTGGCTCCGCTGGGAGCGCTCTATGGGCTGGCGGGGCGGCGGCGGATTGCCGGGACCGTCCCACGCCGTGTCGGTGTTCCGGTGGCCTGCGTCGGCAATCTGGTGGCGGGCGGGGCCGGCAAGACGCCGGTCGGGCTGGCGCTGATCGCGGCCTTGCAGGCGCGCGGCGTGATTGTCCATGCTCTGACCCGCGGCCATGGCGGGCGGGAGGCCGGTCCGCTGGCTGTCGATCCTCGCCGCCACAGCGCCGCCGATGTCGGGGACGAGGCACTGTTGCTGGCCGGGGCGGCGCCCTGCTGGGTGGCGCGCGACCGGCTGGCTGGGGCGGAGCGTGCCGCAGTGGCCGGAGCCGGCGCCATCGTCATGGATGACGGGTTCCAGAACCCGGCCCTGCACAAGGATCTGGCGCTGATCGTCGCCGATGGCGCGGTCGGCTTCGGCAATGGCCGGCTGGTGCCGGCGGGGCCGCTGCGCGAACGGGTGGCTGACGGTCTCGCCCGCGCCGACGCGCTGGTGATCCTGGGCGAGGACCGTCACGGTCTGGCGGCGCTGGCCGGCGGGCGCCCGGTGCTGTCGGCCCGGCTGGAGCCCGATCCGGAGGCTGCCACCCGGCTTGCCGGCCGCGACGTGCTGGCCTTCGCCGGGATCGGCCGGCCGGAGAAGTTCTTCGCCACCCTGGAGGCGCTCGGCGCCCGCCTCAAGGAGCGGGTGCCTTTCGCCGACCACCATCCCTACCACCCGACCGAGGTCTCGGCCCTGATCGACCGTGCCGCGGCGCTGGGCGCCGTGCCCGTCACCACCGCCAAGGACGCCGTCCGTTTCCCGTCGGAGCTGAGGGCAAAGGTCGCCGTCCTGCCGGTGTCGGTGCGCTGGGCGGATGAAGCCGCGCTTGCCGTGCTGCTGACGCATCTGTTGCTGAAAGGAAGCCCCGATGGCCAAGCCGCGTAGCCCGTTGCAGCGATGGCTGACGCGCCGCATCGGCTATCCGCTGGAGGCGGTGCTGGTCCATGGCGTCTCCCGGCTGTTCCAGGCCTTGCCGCTCGACCGCGCCTCGGCGCTCGGCGGCTGGATCGGACGGACGGTGGGGCCGTGGCTGCCCAACAATGCCCGCGCCCGGCGCAACCTGACCCGCGCCTTCCCGGAGAAGGGCAGGGCGGAGATCGACGCGATCCTGCGCGGCATGTGGGACAATCTCGGCCGCACCATCGCCGAATACCCGCATCTGGAGCAGATCGGCCGCGAGCGGATCGAAGTGATCGGCTCTGAACATGTCGACGCGCTGCGTGACGATGGCAAGGCCGGCATCATGGTCTCCGGCCATCTGGCCAACTGGGAGGTTCAGTCGGTCGCCGCCCGCTTGCGCGGGCTGGAACTGGGGCTGGTCTACCGGGCGCCCAACAACCCGATGGTCGGCGACCTGCTGGTGAAGCTGCGGGGGGCGGCGTCTGGAAATCAGATTCCCAAGGGGCCGGATGGCGCCCGGATCCTGCTGCGCCACCTGACCAAGGGTGGCCATGTCGGCATGCTGATCGACCAGAAGATGAATGACGGTATCGCGGTCCCCTTCTTCGGCCGCGACGCCATGACCGCCCCGGCCGCCGCCGTCCTCGGCATGAAGATGAAGCTGCCGCTGTGCCCGGCGCGGACCGAGCGGCTGGAGGGCGCGCGGTTCCGCGTCACCGTCCTGCCGCCGGAGGAATACCCGACCAGCGGCGACCGCAATGCCGATGCGCGAATTCTTATGGAAAGGCTGAACCGCCTGTTGGAGGATTGGATCCGCGACAAGCCTGCGCAATGGCTGTGGATCCATCGCCGCTGGCCCGACTGAGAACCAGACCCCCTCCACTGAGCCCCTCGCCCGAAGGCCCGTCCCGCGATGACCCTGCCGCTCGACCTGCATCTGCTGCAACTCTATATGGTCGCCGTCTGCGTCCTGGTCCTGGCACCGGGACCGGATTCGCTTCTGGTGCTGACCCGCAGCATCGCCGATGGCCGGCAGGCCGGCGTGGTGGCGACGATCGGCATCTGCGTTGGCAACACCGTCCATTCCCTTCTGGCCGCTGCCGGGATTTCCGCGCTGATCGCGGCGTCTGCCTCGCTGTTCGACCTGTTGCGCTATGCCGGCGGCGCCTATCTGGCCTGGATCGGCCTGCGCTCGTTGTGGAGCGTCTGGACCAGCCGCAACGCCGGACCCGCGGCGGCGATTGAGCTCCAGGCTCCGGCACCGACGGCCCGCGTCTTCGTCCAGGCGCTGCTGACGAACCTGCTGAACCCGAAGATCATTCTGTTCCAACTGGCCTTCGTTCCGCAGTTCATCGCCCCGGAGCTGGGCCATGTGGCATTGCAGACCTTCATTCTCGGCAACATCATCTCGGTGCTGGGCGGTCTCTATCTGATCGCCATCGCCGCCCTCAGCGCCGGTGCCGCGCGTCGGGTGCTGTCCAGCCCGCGTGTGCGCAGGGCGATGGACGGCCTCGCCGGCGTGCTGTTCCTGGGCTTCGCTGCAAGGCTGCTGCTGACGGACCGCAAGTTCGCGTGAGGGACTGCCGCGTGGCGCCCGCTCACCACAGATCGTCCTCGTCCTCCACCCCGGTGTCGACGTCGAAGGTCGCCGTGTGGCGCACCACCGGGTGGCTGTCCTTCCACTCCTCGAAATCCGACACCACCGCCGGGCGGATGCCGAGCGCCAGCACCGGGCAGCCGCCGCCGCGGCCGGCGTCCAGCCGGTAGAGCAGCTTCTTCATCCAGGTGGTGCTGGCTCCGTACTTGTTCTGGAAGTTCTTCATCTCCACCCGCCGCGCCACCTCGGTGAACAGCGGGATCAGTTCGGCGCTGCGGGTCAGCAGGACGCCGGCGTTGATGATGCCGCATTCGTAGAAGGTGCGGGCGGCATAGAGGTCGCGGTCGAAGGTCTGGTCCTTGCTGTTCCATTCCAGATCGAAGGATACGCGCTCCTTCACGAAGTCGATCTTGTGCCCGTCGATGAAGCCGTTGACCTTGTACAGTTCCTCGCGCTGGCGCTGTTCGGTGACGGTCTGGCCGCGGTTCTTGCCGGCGACGCGGCGCTTTTCCTCGTGCGTCACGATCATCTTGGTGATGAACAGGTCGCCGCGGATGCGCGTCTCGTTCCAGCCCAGCGGGTTCAGCATCCGCTCCATCGTCTTGGCGATCTGCGATTTGTTGCCGCCCGACGCCACGATGTCCTCGGTGCGGATGCGGAACTCCATCAGCCGTTCGGTGATCTCGCGGAACTCGGCGGTGCAGGCATGGGCCAGGATGCGCGCGGCGTTGCGGTAGCTGTGCACCTCGTACAAATCGAGAAAGCCGGGCGGGAACAGGTCGCCCAGGTCGGGATCCCGCGCCTCGATCAGCGGGGCCTTGTCGTGGATGCAGGCAAGCAGGGTCATGACGGCACTTGGGCGATGGAAAACGGCGCCACCATGGCGGCTGCCGCCCGGCAAATCCACCCTTTCCGCCGCTCGGTGGGGAGGGGAGCCGAACTGGCGGCCGTTCACCGACATATGGTAAGGTCGCCCGCATGTTGGGCCACCCGTTGGGGTGGAAAGAGTGCGGCCAGTTCGCCGGGGGACCGTGATGAGCGACGAATTCCTGTTCGCAGAGGAGGAGCCCGCCGTCGAGGCGGTGGCCGAGGCTGTCGAACCGGTCGAACCCTGGCTGGTGCTGATCGTCGATGACGACCCCGCCATTCACGCCACCACCAAGATGGTGCTGCGCGGCTTCACCTTTGAAGGACGCCCGGCGCAGTTCCTGTCGGCCGCCACCGCGGCGGAGGCGCGCGGCGTGCTGCGCGACAACCCTGCCATCGCGGTGATCCTGCTCGACGTCGTCATGGAATCCGACGACGCCGGCCTGCGGCTGGTCCGCTACATCCGCAGCGACCTGCACAACCGCCGCGTCCGCATCATCCTGCGCACCGGCCAGCCGGGGCAGGCGCCGGAACGCGACGTCATCCTCAGCTATGACATCAACGACTACAAATCCAAGACGGAACTGACGGCGCAGAAGCTGTTCACCTCGGTCGTCGCGGCGCTGCGGGGCTATCAGGACATCACCGCCATCGAGGACCATCGGGAGGGGCTGGAGCGTATCCTGGACTCCTCCTCCACCCTGCTGGGCAAGCGGACGATGGCGGAGTTCGTTCGCCATGCCGTGTCCCAGATCGTCGGCGTCTGCACGCCGGCCAATGGAATGACGGTGGGCGGGGTCGCGCTGGTCAGCCGCCTGTGTGAAGGCCCGCGTCCGGCCGAGCCACTGGTGCTGGGTGGCGCCGGTTGCCACGTCGGGATGGAGGGAACGCCGCTGTTACTTGCGCTGCCGCCAGACGCGGCGCAGGCGGTGACCGCGGCGCTTGCCGACGGCCGCAACCGGTACGAGCGCGGGCACAGCGTGCTGGTCTTCCGATCCGCCACCCGCCGGCACGACACCGCGGTCTATCTCGGCCATGGCCGCGCCCTGACCGCCGACGAGCGGCGGCTGCTGGAGGTGTTCTGCGCCAAGGTCGCCATCGGCTTCGACAACGTCCATCTGTACGAGGAACTGACCGAGCTCAACCGCAGCCTGGAACGGCAGGTGACGGAGCGGACGCAGGATCTGGTGGCGGCGCGCGAAGCGGCGGAGGCGGCGCGCTCGGAAGCCGAGGCGGCCAACCAGGCCAAGTCGCTGTTCCTGGCGACGATGAGCCACGAGATCCGCACGCCGATGAACGGCATCCAGGGCATGCTGGAACTGCTGGAGCACACCAGCCTGACCGGCGACCAGCGCGAACTGGTCAGCGTGGTGCGGGAGTCGGCCGGCGCCCTGCTGACCATCATCAACGACATCCTCGACTTCTCGAAGATCGAGGCCGGGCGGCTCGACCTGGAGCGGGTGCCGGTGGCGCTCGCCAATGTGGTGGAGGGGGTGGCAGACACGCTGGCGCCCAGCGCGCGGGCCAAGGGGCTGTCGCTGGTCACCTACATCGACCCCGATCTGCCGGGGGAGGTCGTCGGTGATCCGGTCCGCATCCGGCAGGTGCTGTTCAACATCGCCGGCAACGCGGTGAAGTTCACCCAGTCCGGCTCGGTCACCGTGCGGGTGGAGCTGGCACAGTTCGACGGCGACCGCGTCACCATCCGGGTCGCGGTGACCGACACGGGCATCGGCATTTCCAGGGAAAGCCAGACCCGCCTGTTCCGTCCCTTCACCCAGGCGGAGGCGTCGACCACCCGCCGCTTCGGCGGCACCGGGCTGGGTCTGTCGATCTGTCGGCGTCTGGCCGAACTGATGGGCGGCGATATCGGGGTCACCAGCGAGGTCAATGTCGGCTCCACCTTCTGGTTCACCTTCGCCGCCGATCTGGTGCCGGCGGCGAACGATCCGGCCGTGGTGCAGCGGGCGCCGCTTCAGGGCGTGACCGTCCTGCTGCTAGCCGCCGATGCGCAGGAGCGCGGCTTCCTCGCCCGCTATCTGAATGCCGACGGCGCCCAGGTGGTGGAGGCTGCCGACGCCGCCGCCGCCTTGCGTACCCTGCTGCCGACCGCGGCCTGCGACGTGCTGGTCTCCACGCTGGGCACCGACACGGCGGCGCTCGACCGCGACCCGCGCGGCCGGGTGCGTGGGCGCGTGCTGATCGGTGGCGACGCGCTGAGCGCCGGCGACGCGGCGGAGCTGGGGGCCTCCAGCCCCGGCACGGTGGTTCTCGGCAGGCCGGTGCGGCGGGTCGGGTTGGTCCGCGCCGTGCTGGCCGCCGCCGGGCGGATGGCGGCGGGGGAAGGGAGCCGCGCCGACCTGCGCCCCGAACCGGAACCCGCTGCCCGGGCCGCCGGACGCCGCCGCCTGCCCACTGTGGAGGAGGCGCGGGCGCGGGGCCGGCTGATCCTGGTGGCCGAAGATCATCCGACCAACCGTCAGGTCATCCAGCGCCAGCTGACCCTTCTCGGCCACGTGATGGAAACGGCGGAGGACGGCGTTCAGGCGCTGGAGCTGTGGCGGGCCGGTGGCCATGGCCTGCTGCTGACCGACTGTCAGATGCCGGAGATGGACGGCATGGAGCTGGCCCGCAGCATCCGCGCCGCCGAGGCGGCCGCCAAGGGAGCCGCCGAAGGCCCGCGCCTGCCGATCGTCGCCATCACCGCCAACGCGACTGAGAACGAGGCCCAGCTCTGCCTGCTGTCCGGCATGGATGACACGCTGGCTAAGCCGGTCAGCCTCGCCGACCTGCGCCGTGTGGTCGACCGCTTCCTACCCCCGCCGGACGGCGAGGCCTGGGGCGGGGAGGAGCCGTGCGAACCATTGCAGGAGGTGGAGGCGGTGACCGAAGAGTTGCAGCAACCACCCCCTCAGCCGTCCTCTCCGCCAACTCCCGTGACCGCCGACCTGCCGCCGCTAGACCTTGAGGCGCTGACCGCCCTGTTCGACGGTGATTGCGAGTTTGTCCGGCATCTGCTGGGCGAGTTCGTGACCTCCAACAGCACCTCGCATCGCTGGCTGACCGATGCGTTGGCCGGCGAGATCTGGGATGAGGTGCGGCAGGCCGCCCACAAGCTGGCGGGCTCCTCGCGCACCGTCGGCGCCCGCGACCTCGCCGCCGCCGCCGATGCGGTGGAACTGGCGGTGATCGACCAGCGGCTGGAGGGCATCGCCACGATGGTTGCCCGCGTCGGGGTCGAGCTGGACCGCGTGATCGCCCATATCGGGACGGTCTGATCCCGCTCCCTGACGGCTGTGCCGGGGGGCTGTAGCGAAACCGACATGAGCGTCCCCTTGTCGCCTTTGCGACAAGGGGACGGTGCTTTCCACCTTCTGAAAATCTCCAGTGTTTTCCGTGGCTTGGTCGGTCTTCGCCGGCTGGCACGCCGCTTGCTGTTCTGGGGGTGTCCCGGCCCGGTGCCGGCCCCAAACCCACATGCGCGCCACAGCGAGAGCGGAAGCCAAGGAGAACGGGATGCACATCGTCGTCTGTATCAAACAGGTGCCCGACAGCGCCCAGATCCGCATCCATCCCGTCACCAACACCATCATGCGGCAGGGCGTGCCCGCCATCATCAACCCGTTCGACCTGTTCTCGCTGGAAGAGGCGCTGCGGCTGAAGGACAAGGTGGGCGCCCGCGTCACCGTGCTGACCATGGGGCCGCCGATGGCGGAGACCTCGCTGCGCAAGGCGCTGTCGCTGGGGGCTGACGACGCGGTGCTGCTGACCGACCGCAAGTTCGCCGGTTCCGACACGCTGGCGACCTCCTATGCCCTGACTTCGGCCATCCAGAAGCTGGCGGAGGAGGATCCGGTCGACATCGTCTTCTGCGGCAAGCAGACGGTTGACGGCGACACCGCCCAGGTCGGCCCCGGCATCGCCACCCGTCTCGGTTTCGAGCAGCTGACCTACATCACGAAGATCGAGGATCTGGACATCGCGTCCAAGGAGATCGTGGTGCAGCGCCGCTCCGAAGGCGGGGTGCAGGTACTGAAGACGAAACTCCCCTGCATGATCACCATGCTGGAGGGCACCAACACCATCCGCTTCGGTAAGATGGACGACCTGTTCCGCGCCGCCCGTTACGAGCTGAAGACCTGGAGCCGCGACTTCACCGGCGCCGAGGAGGGCCGTGTCGGCCTGAAGGGCTCGCCGACCGTGGTGTCGAAGGTGTTCGTGCCGAAGCCGCGGGCGGAGAAGGCCAAGATGATCGAGGCCGCATCCGATACCCCCGACGCGATGGCCGCCGCCGCCATCGACGCCATCTTCGCCGCCCAGCCCAAGCTGGCCGGTGACCTGCTCGCCCGCGCCGCGGCCGGGCTCTGACGATTTACCCGCGGGAGACCCGACGATGAGCGAACCGAGCAAGCCCCAGGGCCGCAAGTTCCAGCTTCCCGAACATCTGAAAATTTACCAGAACGTCTGGGTGATCGTGGAGCAGGAGCGCGGCATCGTCCATTCCGTGTCGTTGGAATTGCTGGGCGAGGCCCGCAAGCTGGCCGACAAGCTGGGGGTGGAGGTGGGTGCCGTTGTGCTGGGCGCCGAAAGCCCCGACCTGAACCGCATCTGCGGCGACGCCATCAGCTATGGCGCCGACATCGTCTACAAGGTGACCGACCCGGCGCTGGCCGATTACCGCACCGATCCCTATTGCCGCGTGATGACCGATGTGGTGAACACCCACAAGCCGGAAATCGTGCTGCTGGGTGCCACCACGCTGGGCCGCGATCTGGCCGGTGCCATCGCCACCACGCTGGCGACCGGCCTGACCGCCGACTGCACCGAGCTGGACATCTACGCCGACAACCGCTCGCTGGCCGCCACCCGGCCGACTTTCGGCGGCACGCTGCTCTGCACCATCCAGACGCTGGCCTATCGACCGCAGATGGCGACGGTGCGCCCGCGCGTCATGGCGATGCCGGAACGCGACGACGCCCGCACCGGCCGCGTCATCGAAATCCAGCCGGACCTGCGTGAAGAGGACATCGTCACCAAGGTCCTGAACTTCATCGCCGACCGCGAGCAGAACGAGGCGCAACTGGCCTTCGCCGACATCATCGTGTCGGCCGGCAAGGGGCTGGGCAAGGTCGAGAACATGAAGCTGGTCTTCGACCTCGCCAAGGTGCTGGGCGCCGAGGTCGGTGTGACCCGTCCGCTGGTCCAGGCTGGCTGGGCGACCAACGACCGTCAGGTCGGGCAGACCGGCAAGACGGTGCGGCCGAAGCTCTACATCGCCGCCGGCATTTCCGGGGCCATCCAGCATCGGGTCGGCATGGAGAAGTCGGACCTGATCCTGGCGATCAACACCGATCCGAATGCGACGATCTTCGACTTCGCCCATCTCGGGCTGGTCGGCGACGCGCTGAAGATCCTGCCGGCGCTGACCGATGCCTTCGGCCGCCGCCTGTCCGTCAACCGCATGGCCGGCTGATCGCCGGACGAGAAAGGAGCCTGTCGACATGGTCGAAAAGTTCGACGCCATCGTCATCGGTGCCGGCCCGTCCGGCAACGCCGCCACCTACACGCTGGCCAAGCAGGGGCTGAAGGTGCTCCAGCTGGAGCGCGGCGAATATCCCGGCGCCAAGAATGTCCAGGGCGGCATCATGTATGCACATGAGCTGGAGAAGATCATCCCGGATTTCCGGGAGGATTGCCCGACCGAGCGCCACATCATCGAACAGCGCGTCTGGCTGCTGGGCGACGACAATTACGTCGGCACCAACTACCGCTCGGAAGCCTTCAACAGCGACAAGCCGAACCGCTACACCATCATCCGCGCCAACATCGACAAATGGTGGGGCGAGCAGATCCGCAAGGTCGGCGGCCTCCAGATCTGCGAGACGACGGTGACGGAGCTGATCCGCGATCCGTCCGGCAAGGTGATCGGCGTGCGCACCGACCGCGAGGGCGGGGAAATCCTGGCGGATGTCGTCATCATGGCCGACGGTGTGAATGCCCTCCTGGCCAAGCGTGCCGGGCTTCAGGCCGAAGCGGCGCCGGAGAATGTGGCGCTGGCGGTCAAGGAGATCCTCTTCATCGATCCGGAGCTGATCCAGCAGCGCTTCGGCATCAAGGAGGACGAAGGCGTCGTGATCGAGATCATGGGCAAGGTGACCAAGGGGATGGTCGGCACCGCCTTCCTCTACACCAACAAGGAATCGCTGACGATCGGCATCGGCTGCCTGATCTCCGACTTCAAGAACGGCTCCTGCCCGCCTTATAAGATGCTGGAGGACCTGAAGAACCACCCCGTCATCAAGCCGCTGATCGAAGGGGCGGAGATGAAGGAATATGCCGCCCACATGATCCCGGAGGGTGGCTACAAGGCGGTTCCCCAGCTCTACGGCGATGGTTGGATGGTGGTCGGCGACGCCGCCCACTTCAACAACGCCGCCCACCGCGAGGGCTCCAACCTCGCCATGGCCTCGGGCCGGATGGCGGCGGAGACGGTGATCGAGCTGAAGGCCGCCGGTAAGGCCTACAGCGCGTCGAACCTCGCCGCCTACAAGAAGAAGCTGGACGACAGCTTCGTCATGAAGGACCTGAAGAAGTACCGCGAGCTGCCCGGCATCATGCACGGCAACAAGCAGTTCTTCGGCGCCTATCCCGACGAAATCACCGCGGCGGCCCACAACTGGTTCACCGTGGACAGCATCGACAAGAAGACGAAGGAAAAGCAGATCATGAAGTCCTTCATCAAGCGCCGCTCGATGATGGGACTGGTCGGTGACGCAATCAAGCTGGTGAGGGCCGTGCGATGAGCATCATGGTCAAGGTCGAAGAGAAGCTCTATCAGAACCGCTACATCGTCGACGAAAGCCGACCGCACATCCAGATCAAGAGCGTGGAGGCCTGCCAGACCTGCGAGAAGCAGGCTTGCACCTTCTGCTGCCCCGCCGCCTGCTACAGCAAGAACGAGACCGGCGGCGTGACTCTGGTGACCGACGGCTGCCTGGAATGCGGCACCTGCCGGGTCGTCTGCCAGGACAAGGGCAACATCGCCTGGGACTATCCGCGTGGCGGCTACGGCATCAGCTACAAGTTCGGCTGATCCGGTCTTTCGCTGTCTTCCTCCGGCGCTGCCTTCCCCGGACTTCGACGGCCTCCGCGTGGCGACGCGCGGGGGCCGGTTTGTGTTTGGGGTTGGGCCAGGTCAGCGACCTCTCAATATTTCCACCGCATGTCCCAGCGCCCGCTGAAGCTCGGCCGGGAAGTAGGGTTTGCGAACGAAGCCGAAGGGATCGCATTCGGCGGCGCGGTGGCGGGTTTCCGGGTCGCCGAAGGCGGAGGTGAAGATGCAGCGGATACCGGTCCGCTTGCGGATTTCCGCCGCCGCCTCGATGCCGTCACGGGGCCCCAGCAGGCGGATATCCATCATCACGACATCCGGACGCCACCGTTCCGCCGCCGCGATCGCGCCGTCGGCATTGTCCTCGATTCCGACGACGGTGAATCCGAGCATGCCCAGAACCTCTTCCAAAGCCATGGCGGCAAGGCTCTCGTCTTCCACGATGAGGATGCGAAGGGGCTGGTCGGAGGCGGACGAAGGGTCGGTCATCATGATCGCGTAAGGGGTGTCACAAGGATTTTACAGGAGTCGCGCAACCAGCGAACCCGAAAAGCGCAGGATTATGACCAATGGCGAAGTCTGCATCGGCTGCATGGGTCAGGGTCGGAAAGCGTCGCCCTGGCTGTGGGCTGACACTTGTTTTTCACACCTGCGGCGTACCATCTCTGTATCACGGCTGTTTTAACGAGCGAACGTTGCGGACCCGCGCCCATCCCTTGTGGTGCAATAGCGGGGCCGCTGCCTTTTCCATGAGGAGACCGGCGATGGACCTGCGTGTCTGCTTCGAGAACATGGAAAGCGTCAACGTCAACGACGCGGCGATGATGAAGCACTACACCAAGAGTTATCTGGCCGATTTCGACCCGGAATGGGCGGGCTTTATCATGCTGCCCCATGACGAGACGCAGCGCGCGACGATGGAGCCCGCCTGGCAGGTGCTGATCCGCGACGCCAGCCAGCGGACGGAGCAGGATCTGCTGCGCTATCTCGACGAAAACCCGATGGCGGCCTACCACGTTCATGTCTACCGGCGCGACGGTGGACGGAACGAGAGCAAGATCCACTGACGAAGAAGGGGGCGCGGCGGGCGCCCCCCTTGTTCCTCATCGTCTTCTTTTGACGGGCATCATCGGCGCCGGCGGCTCAGCCCGCCGGCGTGCCCAGCAGGCTGTCCAGCGGAACGAAGCGGTCGGCCATCTTGCGAGCCTCCTCCTTGTGGACCTTGAAGGTCTTTTCCGCGATGGCGTTGGAGACGACGAAGTCCTGGTACGCCCGTTCCAGATGGAAACGGTAGCGCGCCGACGTCCCCTCGTCGTCCAGTCCCTCCATCCCATGGTCCGCCGACAGGTAATCGTGGAAGCGTTGCAGGATGTGCAGGCGGTTTACATTCACCACGCGCTGATCATAGGTGACGTGGAAGAAGCGCAGGAAGTCTTCCGCGGTTTCCAGATCGTCGAGGTCGTCGGTGAAATCGCTCATCGTCGAAGGCTCCTCACGCGTGCTGCTGGGTGGAAGGGGAGGGGGCGCACCCCTCCTGGTCGCAGATGTTGCCACAAGAGTTGCAGGCCACACCGTCCAAACGTATATCGTTCAGCCGAAATTCCGACAGGCGGATGCTTTTAGCAGGAAACTGTGACGTTTCGGTTGTGGTCTGGGCTTCAAGCCGGGCTTCGATCCGGTTGATGTGCTCGATCAGGCAGGCGATGGCCTTGCCGACCGGGTCGGGCATCAGGTGATGTTCCAGGTCGATGCCATGCGGGGACAACTGGCGCTGGGTTTCCGGCCGCATCACGCGGCCGGGGATTCCGATCACGGTCATGCCCGGCGGCACCGGCTTGGTCACCACCGAATTGGCGCCTATCCGCGCGTTGGCGCCGACGGTGATCGGCCCCAGGATCTTGGCGCCGGCACCGACCAGCACGCCATTCATCAGCGTCGGATGCCGCTTGCCCTTGGTCCAGGAGGTGCCGCCCAGCGTCACACCGTGATACAGCGTGACATCGTCGCCGACTTCCGCCGTCTCGCCGATCACCACGCCGGCGCCATGGTCGATGAAGAACCGGCGGCCGATGCCGGCGCCGGGATGGATGTCGATGTTGGTCAGCGCACGGGCGACATAGGACAGGAAGCGTGCCGGCCAGCGCAGCCCCCGCCGCCACGCCGCATTGGCGAAGCGATGGAATACCAGCGCATGGATGCCGGGATAGCAGGTGAGCACGTCGAAGACGTTGCGCGCCGCCGGGTCGCGGTCGAACACGCAGGCGACGTCTTCGCGCAGCAGGGCGACGACGCCCAATGAGCAGGTGGGCGAACTGGTGGGGTTCATCATGTCGCCGCCTCCAGAAAGGCGTGCAGCTCCTCGGCCGTCGGCGGCCGTTTTGCACGGGTGGCGAGAGCCCGGACGCGCGGCAGCACAGCCTGGGCCGTGACGTCATCGCAGGCGATGCCGAGCCGCTCGTAGGCCAGCTTCACCGCCGCGGTGCCGGAATGTTTGCCCAGCACGATGCGGTGCTCACGCCCGACCTCGGCCGGGTCGAAATTCTGGTAGGTGGCGCGGTCGCGCAGCAGCCCGTCGACATGGATCCCGGCCTCGTGGGTGAAGACGGCGGC from Azospirillum sp. TSH100 carries:
- a CDS encoding FAD-dependent monooxygenase is translated as MVEKFDAIVIGAGPSGNAATYTLAKQGLKVLQLERGEYPGAKNVQGGIMYAHELEKIIPDFREDCPTERHIIEQRVWLLGDDNYVGTNYRSEAFNSDKPNRYTIIRANIDKWWGEQIRKVGGLQICETTVTELIRDPSGKVIGVRTDREGGEILADVVIMADGVNALLAKRAGLQAEAAPENVALAVKEILFIDPELIQQRFGIKEDEGVVIEIMGKVTKGMVGTAFLYTNKESLTIGIGCLISDFKNGSCPPYKMLEDLKNHPVIKPLIEGAEMKEYAAHMIPEGGYKAVPQLYGDGWMVVGDAAHFNNAAHREGSNLAMASGRMAAETVIELKAAGKAYSASNLAAYKKKLDDSFVMKDLKKYRELPGIMHGNKQFFGAYPDEITAAAHNWFTVDSIDKKTKEKQIMKSFIKRRSMMGLVGDAIKLVRAVR
- the nifW gene encoding nitrogenase-stabilizing/protective protein NifW, which translates into the protein MSDFTDDLDDLETAEDFLRFFHVTYDQRVVNVNRLHILQRFHDYLSADHGMEGLDDEGTSARYRFHLERAYQDFVVSNAIAEKTFKVHKEEARKMADRFVPLDSLLGTPAG
- a CDS encoding response regulator → MMTDPSSASDQPLRILIVEDESLAAMALEEVLGMLGFTVVGIEDNADGAIAAAERWRPDVVMMDIRLLGPRDGIEAAAEIRKRTGIRCIFTSAFGDPETRHRAAECDPFGFVRKPYFPAELQRALGHAVEILRGR
- the cysE gene encoding serine O-acetyltransferase gives rise to the protein MMNPTSSPTCSLGVVALLREDVACVFDRDPAARNVFDVLTCYPGIHALVFHRFANAAWRRGLRWPARFLSYVARALTNIDIHPGAGIGRRFFIDHGAGVVIGETAEVGDDVTLYHGVTLGGTSWTKGKRHPTLMNGVLVGAGAKILGPITVGANARIGANSVVTKPVPPGMTVIGIPGRVMRPETQRQLSPHGIDLEHHLMPDPVGKAIACLIEHINRIEARLEAQTTTETSQFPAKSIRLSEFRLNDIRLDGVACNSCGNICDQEGCAPSPSTQQHA
- a CDS encoding electron transfer flavoprotein subunit alpha/FixB family protein, yielding MSEPSKPQGRKFQLPEHLKIYQNVWVIVEQERGIVHSVSLELLGEARKLADKLGVEVGAVVLGAESPDLNRICGDAISYGADIVYKVTDPALADYRTDPYCRVMTDVVNTHKPEIVLLGATTLGRDLAGAIATTLATGLTADCTELDIYADNRSLAATRPTFGGTLLCTIQTLAYRPQMATVRPRVMAMPERDDARTGRVIEIQPDLREEDIVTKVLNFIADREQNEAQLAFADIIVSAGKGLGKVENMKLVFDLAKVLGAEVGVTRPLVQAGWATNDRQVGQTGKTVRPKLYIAAGISGAIQHRVGMEKSDLILAINTDPNATIFDFAHLGLVGDALKILPALTDAFGRRLSVNRMAG
- a CDS encoding electron transfer flavoprotein subunit beta/FixA family protein, whose protein sequence is MHIVVCIKQVPDSAQIRIHPVTNTIMRQGVPAIINPFDLFSLEEALRLKDKVGARVTVLTMGPPMAETSLRKALSLGADDAVLLTDRKFAGSDTLATSYALTSAIQKLAEEDPVDIVFCGKQTVDGDTAQVGPGIATRLGFEQLTYITKIEDLDIASKEIVVQRRSEGGVQVLKTKLPCMITMLEGTNTIRFGKMDDLFRAARYELKTWSRDFTGAEEGRVGLKGSPTVVSKVFVPKPRAEKAKMIEAASDTPDAMAAAAIDAIFAAQPKLAGDLLARAAAGL
- a CDS encoding ferredoxin family protein, coding for MSIMVKVEEKLYQNRYIVDESRPHIQIKSVEACQTCEKQACTFCCPAACYSKNETGGVTLVTDGCLECGTCRVVCQDKGNIAWDYPRGGYGISYKFG